The genomic window AGCCAATATCTTCTTTGCTTAAGTTCGGCAAATCGAACAGTAGTTCTTCTGCTTGACGATGAAACCGCAGTCTGAATGAAATGACTctcatcaataaaaatttagaCATCTTGAAACTATATGAAGGACATGCAACCAAAATGAATGTTAATTATCACACCTTAATTTCATTGACTTCTAAAGAAATATCAGTTTCAAAACCTCTGAGTACTTGTAAGGAATTTTCAAATTCTTCTGTCATTCCCATTTTTGCCTGTATTCGCGCAAATCAAATAAACTttatattacattatatattaCATATTCAACGAAAATTGAGAATACTGATTCACAAAGCTTACTAGCCATCTTGGAGACTCGGGAATGAAGAATAAACCAGGTATCAATAATGTACAAGGTATAATTCCTGCAAGAGTAGGGAATAAGTTGCTTATTGTAAATTTTGTCACATAACATTTAAGCCATCATGGAGACGTTGTATATACCATCAGGGTCTAGCACAAGTGGTTGGTGCGCAGTGTATAAGTGTTGTAAATCTTGTGGTACTGAGTTCGATTCTtcttaatcataaaaaaatagtatagtTGTATAGGCTATATTACCTATAATTGCAAGGTATCTCCATTGAACAAAAAGTCCTAGCAAATAAGCCAACATAATTCCAATGGTGACAGAAAGCTATGcagaaaacaaaccaaaaaaaagttcACTTAATCTAGTAtagtgaaaatttatttataccTAGCATGAAAATAGCAAGTTAACTCTAACTAATCTTGATGGTATTTACTATTTACCAACCTGGTTAACTGAAACTAGAGCTCCCCTCAAGTTTTGAGGCGATATCTCAGCTATATATACCGGCACCTATATGAATTTAAATACTCGATTATTGTCTTAACACATAACTTAATAACTTAGTAGAAAAAGTGAAAACATTTTGACATTACCGTGTAAGATATTATTCCGACGCCAAATCCTTCCAACAATCTTCCCATGTAGAGAAAAGAAGAATCCTGAAATATGCAAAATATGTTAAAATCTGCCCTTTGAGGTTACAGCTCTACAAAGTCAAACTCTTATCACTGAGCTGACACCTCGTGAATAGACGACCAACATCGGGAAAATAAGAATTTAAGTAAATTGAGCAAAAATCAAAATGATCCAAACTCACTTTTGCAAATGAGATGAACAACCAGCCAATAATATTGGGAATAGATGCAATCATCAAAGACTGCAATTTTAGAAAACAGTGAATTTTGATAAGTAAATGAAAAATACACATGTAAATACAATGcaatataagaaaagaagaaaagggGTTACCCCTTTGCGCCCCATATACTCAGCAATTTGACCACTAGCTATTGCTCCAACCATAGCACCCACATTGGACAAAGAACCAAACAAAGAAAACTATataacaaaataagaaaaaaaattaggctaagagaaaaaaaaaacagaagatCAAGAAGATGGAATCATATCAACTAAGCATGTCATTGAGTGAGCATTTGTCAAACATAATTTTgaacataaaataatttaggctaaattgcacttttgaccccataactttcacaaacttgcgattttggcctCCTAATTCTCATAATAACACTTTTGACCCCTAATTACGATCATATACAAATTCTCATACCTCTGAAACTGAGAGACCAAGATCAGTGATGATTGCTGATTGTGTAGGTGATGTATACCCTGCCTGCAATAAATGATATGTATCTGGTCCATAATATGAAGTTTATGCAAAGTGCgtaataattaaaatgatgaaaatgaaaagagaaaaataaataaaataaaattacatactGTAAAACCAAATTGAATAGGACCCAAAGCAACAATGAGAACACAAGCAATAACAGAAATGGAAGAATCACGAATAGCTTGTGTTGACCCAAAAAAACTACTTGATTGTCTTCTTTCACCAATTCTATACCAACTTCCTGTATGTAGAAATGGCTTCTTCAAATCCCTTCCTTCTTCATTCTCCTTCCGAACAAAACTCATAGCTACCTTATTTTTCTTCTATGATGATAATTTCTTAACTCAAAGAAAAGAACACAATAGCTTATACACAGAGAGAGATTATGTGTGACATGTAATGTCATATATCATATGGTTGcgttattaattatatataagcTGATTCAAAGAAAAGCACGTTATATATTACAGCTATTGCTTATCAGAATAGTACagaaaacattaattaatacaactatatataaataaatttggaagaaatttttttatatatagtagaTTATAAGATATAGTACTTTAACGAGGCAGCATATATCATTATAGTTCATCGTTATCCATTTTCTGATAATTCATAGAGTAATAAAAGGAATACATAGTGATTATAATTAGACATATTaatcataaataaaaagaaatcataatgtattcaaattttcttttttttttaattcgttGTATTTAGAAATTAATTTGTATACTATGTACCATGTGTAAAGCTTTTTACACATGGATCTAATCTAATGATTATGTGTTGTTATTATTTTcgataaaaatgttaaaagaaagaaatatgtAATATATATTAAGAATAAGAATATATTATGAGGTTTTTGTTGAAAAGATAATTTTAGGATGGTAAATTAAGAACTTatccaaatttgaaaaaacaaaacttatCCAAATTTCAAACAAGCTAAGTATAtccttaattttaaaaatatcctTAAAAACATccttaattttaactttttctttatcagttcactttttttttgcGCCTAAGTATCAGTTCACTTTTTATTAAGCCTTTTGccattctaccaaaaaaaaaaaagaagcctTTGACCAAATGTATAAATTTCATAATGTATAATTGATCACACAACGCATGATCTTCCATTTTCATATCCACAACAACATAGCTATTCTAAAATATTGTCGAAAGTAAATATAGCACTAAAATAATTAGGCAGCGGGGCATTGGTTAAGCATttaaatgtgaattttttttttttgatattgtGTAGTCAACATAACAAAGTctaaattttagtgtttttaatgcgcattttttcttttattgttctTTTTGGCTCCTTAACTGATATCTGGTGCACTAGTTAACAAGAGCCAAAAAATTAGCATGCCAATCATcgtactaaaaaaatatataacacgTG from Trifolium pratense cultivar HEN17-A07 linkage group LG1, ARS_RC_1.1, whole genome shotgun sequence includes these protein-coding regions:
- the LOC123886478 gene encoding sugar transporter ERD6-like 6, with the protein product MSFVRKENEEGRDLKKPFLHTGSWYRIGERRQSSSFFGSTQAIRDSSISVIACVLIVALGPIQFGFTAGYTSPTQSAIITDLGLSVSEFSLFGSLSNVGAMVGAIASGQIAEYMGRKGSLMIASIPNIIGWLFISFAKDSSFLYMGRLLEGFGVGIISYTVPVYIAEISPQNLRGALVSVNQLSVTIGIMLAYLLGLFVQWRYLAIIGIIPCTLLIPGLFFIPESPRWLAKMGMTEEFENSLQVLRGFETDISLEVNEIKTAVSSSSRRTTVRFAELKQRRYWLPLMIGIGLLVLQQLSGINGVLFYSSTIFQNAGISSSDAATFGVGAVQVLATTLTLWLADKSGRRLLLIVSASGMTLSLLVVSIAFYLKDYISPDSSLYGILSLLSMGGVVVMVIAFSLGMGAMPWIIMSEILPINIKGLAGSFATLANWFFSWLVTLTANLLLDWSSGGTFTIYTVVCAFTVGFVAIWVPETKGKTLEEIQQFFR